The following proteins are co-located in the Bacteroidota bacterium genome:
- a CDS encoding ABC-F family ATP-binding cassette domain-containing protein → MVSVNNLTVEFVGRPLFDSINFTIDKGNRIGLVGRNGAGKSTLLKIISKKQEPTKGNVVVIRDVRVGYLEQDIDFVDGFTVKEEAEKAFAELNAVEEKIAVINKQLEERSDYESDSYMDLIHDLNDLNDKIELLGGHQIQGDIEKVLKGLGFVKEDFDRQSNEFSGGWRMRIELAKLLLSKPDVLLLDEPTNHLDIESIIWLETFLKNYKGSVVLVSHDKMFLDNVCNRTIEISLGKIFDYKSSYSQYLILREERYEKQLQSKQNQDKEIKHTEELIEKFRYKASKAAFAQSLIKKLDKMERIEVEGFENQTMNLKFETGVQSGKIVCEANNLSKSYGEKNVLSNLEFMIERGSKIAFVGQNGQGKTTLARMITGELDFDGELKIGHNVDIGYFAQNQSGLFDDNITVLQTLEDAADERSRTKVRDILGAFLFKGEDVDKKVKVLSGGERGRLSLAKLLLKPHNVLILDEPTNHLDINSKEVLKEALRRYTGTLILVSHDRDFLQGLSDVVYEFRDGVIKEHLGDINFFLDQKKIEDMRLLELKDDEVVHNPENVGKSKNKFEWKNNRENEKKIKRIKNQINNLEKKIAELEEKIAVFDKELSEPGGYERIVSQDGKFETYESDKSKLDDLLGNWENLENELDNLDR, encoded by the coding sequence ATGGTATCAGTAAATAATCTCACTGTTGAATTTGTAGGAAGACCTTTGTTCGATTCAATTAATTTCACAATTGACAAAGGTAATAGAATAGGACTTGTTGGTAGAAATGGAGCCGGTAAATCAACTTTGCTAAAGATTATTTCTAAAAAGCAGGAACCTACTAAAGGAAATGTGGTTGTAATTAGAGATGTGAGAGTTGGATATTTAGAGCAGGATATTGATTTTGTTGACGGATTTACAGTAAAGGAAGAGGCAGAAAAAGCTTTTGCAGAGCTCAATGCAGTAGAGGAGAAAATAGCTGTAATTAATAAGCAGTTGGAAGAGCGTAGCGATTATGAGAGTGATTCATATATGGATCTTATTCATGATCTTAACGATCTGAATGATAAAATTGAGCTTTTGGGAGGTCATCAAATTCAGGGCGACATCGAGAAGGTTTTAAAAGGTTTGGGTTTTGTAAAGGAAGATTTTGACAGGCAGTCTAATGAATTTTCAGGAGGTTGGAGAATGCGTATCGAACTTGCGAAGCTCTTACTTAGTAAACCAGATGTTTTATTGCTCGATGAGCCAACTAACCACCTCGACATAGAGTCTATAATATGGCTTGAAACATTTTTAAAAAATTACAAAGGGTCTGTGGTGCTGGTGTCGCATGATAAAATGTTTTTGGACAACGTTTGTAATCGTACAATTGAGATTTCATTAGGCAAGATATTTGATTATAAATCATCCTATTCACAGTATTTGATACTTCGTGAAGAACGTTATGAGAAACAACTTCAATCAAAACAAAATCAGGATAAAGAAATAAAGCATACTGAAGAGCTCATAGAAAAATTTAGATATAAAGCTTCTAAAGCGGCATTTGCACAGTCTTTGATAAAGAAGTTAGACAAAATGGAAAGGATCGAAGTAGAAGGCTTTGAGAATCAAACAATGAATCTCAAGTTCGAAACGGGAGTTCAATCCGGAAAGATTGTTTGTGAAGCAAATAATTTGTCAAAGTCATACGGTGAAAAAAACGTTCTTTCTAATCTGGAATTTATGATTGAAAGAGGATCAAAAATTGCATTTGTCGGGCAAAATGGACAGGGTAAAACAACTTTGGCCAGAATGATTACTGGTGAATTGGATTTTGACGGTGAATTAAAAATAGGTCACAATGTTGATATAGGATATTTTGCTCAAAATCAGTCCGGTCTTTTTGATGATAATATCACTGTTCTACAGACTCTCGAAGATGCTGCAGATGAGAGAAGCAGAACTAAGGTTAGAGATATTTTAGGTGCATTTTTATTTAAGGGAGAGGATGTAGATAAGAAAGTGAAAGTTTTGTCAGGGGGTGAAAGAGGTAGGTTGTCTCTGGCTAAGTTATTGTTAAAACCTCATAATGTACTTATTCTTGATGAGCCTACTAACCATTTGGATATCAACTCTAAAGAGGTTTTAAAAGAAGCATTGCGAAGATATACCGGAACTTTGATATTGGTTTCGCATGATAGAGATTTTCTACAGGGGCTTTCGGATGTAGTGTATGAGTTTAGGGATGGTGTGATAAAAGAACATTTAGGCGATATTAATTTCTTTTTGGATCAAAAAAAGATCGAAGATATGCGACTTTTGGAGTTAAAAGATGATGAAGTTGTTCATAACCCTGAAAATGTCGGCAAATCAAAAAATAAATTTGAGTGGAAGAATAATCGGGAAAATGAAAAGAAGATTAAACGTATAAAAAATCAAATTAATAATTTAGAAAAGAAGATTGCTGAATTAGAGGAGAAAATTGCTGTTTTCGATAAAGAGCTTTCGGAGCCAGGTGGTTATGAAAGAATTGTTAGCCAGGATGGTAAGTTTGAAACCTATGAAAGTGATAAGTCAAAACTCGATGATTTGTTAGGGAATTGGGAGAACCTGGAAAATGAACTTGATAATTTGGATAGATGA
- the gldN gene encoding gliding motility protein GldN: MIRKYLLLIFAVAFTGIVNAQNLLNAKTPDEITKNNVVKNDEGELVEEKDSPMDYGYIDDRDIMWSTTVWEILDLNEKLNLAYYYPIDTMNIGNERRSLFDALLRGIKNGEITEVYSDDYFTARKSLNEINESLVRVDTLDVGIEQYNAGEPVSPEYIVRTSLTSRDITQIKTKGIWYFDKRNGEMKYRLLALAPVSPDVNEMDSENPDMVELFWVWYPDTREVMSKTKVFNPKNTSFSLSYDNLLNARRFLGVIYKEDNVYGDRKVSEYIKENAMFQLLEAGKVKSRIRDFEMDLWNY, encoded by the coding sequence ATGATTAGAAAATATTTATTACTAATTTTTGCTGTTGCTTTTACAGGTATTGTAAATGCACAAAATTTACTGAATGCAAAAACTCCGGACGAAATTACCAAAAATAATGTAGTGAAGAATGATGAAGGAGAACTCGTTGAGGAAAAAGATAGTCCGATGGATTATGGATATATTGACGACAGGGATATTATGTGGTCAACAACTGTATGGGAGATACTAGATCTTAATGAGAAATTAAACCTTGCTTATTATTACCCTATCGATACTATGAATATTGGTAATGAGCGTAGATCATTATTTGACGCATTGTTGAGGGGTATAAAAAATGGTGAGATAACAGAAGTTTATTCTGATGATTATTTTACAGCACGAAAATCACTGAATGAAATTAATGAGTCATTGGTCAGAGTTGATACCTTAGATGTTGGAATTGAACAGTATAATGCCGGAGAGCCTGTATCTCCTGAGTATATTGTGAGAACTTCATTGACGTCAAGAGATATTACTCAGATTAAGACGAAAGGAATTTGGTATTTCGACAAACGTAATGGAGAGATGAAATACCGATTACTGGCGCTTGCTCCGGTTTCACCTGACGTGAACGAAATGGATAGTGAAAACCCTGATATGGTTGAGCTATTTTGGGTTTGGTATCCTGATACACGTGAGGTTATGAGCAAGACAAAGGTATTTAATCCTAAAAATACATCATTCTCTTTATCTTATGATAACCTTTTAAATGCTCGTCGTTTTCTCGGTGTTATTTACAAGGAAGATAATGTTTATGGAGATAGAAAAGTATCGGAATATATAAAGGAAAACGCCATGTTCCAGCTTCTTGAAGCCGGTAAGGTGAAATCAAGAATAAGAGATTTCGAAATGGATTTGTGGAATTATTAA
- the gldM gene encoding gliding motility protein GldM — protein MAAGKLSNRQKMINMMYLVLMAMLALNVSKEVLLAFGNINDSINSTTKQLVYSSDFIYNDLKSKNQNNPEKYSVIYERATEVKIESNKVVALLDDITKEFENRAGERDEDGNLPWGDMDSKAGDEILFPGGDPKRGRGAELENAVSDYRELLLTMTKNPAVKQQIETSLNTDPIITPDGAKIPWVKQRFEHYPLAAAMTFISQIKADVRNAQSSVMQKVADEALGEQITVNKMTALPIASSTTVMKGAKFEAKLMLAAYDSTLEPDMYLWKVDANGNRLDNSEKKLSLKGGAGIVEIPTSSTGEFSWGGVIRVKSEDGSEPKEYPFISRYNVNEPAVVISADKMNVLYRGVSNPISVSVPGVPANKLKVTGPGLRQKSAGKYIANVTTVRGREANIVVTATMADGSTKTFPAQKYRIKDIPMPMGAIGGKPEIKLPVTNLTKLPIEARLPNFEFDLKLKVVSFNLKIPGKPTFKVRGNKTDRRVNDALKRVPIGSEITIRDIKVQIPGNASYKIARVSPIVVTITGR, from the coding sequence ATGGCAGCAGGAAAATTAAGTAATAGGCAGAAGATGATTAACATGATGTATCTCGTGTTAATGGCTATGCTGGCTTTGAATGTATCGAAAGAAGTTCTTTTGGCATTCGGAAATATTAATGATAGTATAAATTCTACTACAAAGCAGTTAGTTTATAGTAGTGATTTTATATATAATGATTTAAAATCAAAAAATCAAAATAACCCGGAGAAGTATAGCGTTATTTATGAGCGCGCTACAGAGGTTAAAATTGAATCTAATAAGGTGGTAGCTTTGTTAGATGATATTACTAAAGAATTCGAGAATAGAGCAGGCGAGCGCGATGAAGATGGTAATTTGCCATGGGGCGACATGGATTCTAAAGCCGGAGATGAAATATTATTTCCCGGAGGTGATCCAAAAAGAGGAAGGGGTGCAGAATTAGAAAATGCTGTTTCTGATTATAGAGAGTTATTGTTAACAATGACTAAAAATCCTGCGGTTAAGCAGCAAATCGAAACTTCTTTAAATACTGATCCTATTATTACTCCGGATGGTGCTAAAATTCCTTGGGTTAAACAAAGGTTTGAGCATTATCCTTTGGCAGCAGCAATGACCTTCATCTCTCAAATTAAAGCAGATGTAAGAAATGCACAGTCAAGTGTTATGCAGAAAGTTGCAGATGAGGCACTTGGAGAGCAAATTACTGTTAATAAAATGACAGCTTTGCCAATTGCCAGTTCAACAACTGTAATGAAAGGTGCTAAATTCGAGGCAAAGTTAATGTTGGCTGCATACGACTCTACGTTAGAGCCCGACATGTACTTGTGGAAAGTAGATGCAAACGGAAACAGACTTGATAATTCAGAGAAAAAACTTTCTCTTAAAGGAGGAGCAGGTATTGTTGAAATCCCAACTTCATCAACAGGAGAATTTAGTTGGGGAGGAGTTATCAGAGTTAAATCTGAAGATGGATCTGAACCAAAAGAATATCCGTTTATAAGTAGATATAATGTAAACGAGCCTGCAGTTGTTATTTCTGCCGACAAGATGAATGTACTTTATCGCGGTGTTTCGAACCCGATATCTGTTTCTGTTCCTGGTGTACCTGCTAACAAACTTAAAGTTACTGGTCCAGGTTTAAGACAAAAGAGTGCAGGAAAATACATTGCTAACGTAACTACTGTTAGGGGACGTGAGGCAAACATAGTTGTAACTGCGACTATGGCTGATGGTTCTACCAAAACATTCCCGGCTCAAAAATATCGTATTAAAGATATTCCTATGCCGATGGGAGCTATTGGAGGAAAACCGGAAATTAAGCTGCCTGTAACTAACCTTACAAAATTGCCAATTGAAGCTAGACTTCCAAACTTTGAGTTTGATTTGAAACTTAAGGTGGTATCTTTTAATCTTAAAATACCTGGGAAACCAACTTTTAAGGTTAGGGGTAATAAAACTGACCGCAGGGTAAATGATGCATTAAAACGTGTGCCAATTGGATCAGAAATTACAATACGTGATATAAAAGTACAAATACCGGGTAATGCTAGTTATAAAATTGCTAGAGTTTCACCGATAGTTGTTACAATTACAGGACGTTAA
- the gldL gene encoding gliding motility protein GldL — protein MAFIDFDTLQGKKRMNYIYSLGAAVVIFGAMFKILHLPYGDFIIGAGLLTETFIFIVSAFEPQHVELNWERVYPELAENADPSTFAKSSAKASSNGDIEKAFSDKLDRIFDDAKFNADKVEKLGAGIDKFSEATRGLVTVVDANRNAQSYSDQLAIAANHMSTLNTYYETHAAQTSAQADINRSFMKAAESSVNYGDELNRAADQVKSMNQMYSDQISNMTDQVSASGDMVKNIAVSVEDAKKMHVQVKELTENLSSLNNVYGGMLSAMNVNK, from the coding sequence ATGGCATTTATTGACTTTGATACATTGCAGGGAAAGAAAAGAATGAACTACATCTATAGTTTAGGTGCGGCAGTTGTAATTTTTGGAGCAATGTTTAAAATTCTGCACCTTCCTTATGGAGATTTTATAATTGGAGCAGGACTGTTAACAGAGACATTTATATTTATTGTTTCTGCTTTTGAACCTCAGCACGTTGAATTGAATTGGGAAAGAGTATATCCTGAGTTGGCAGAGAATGCTGATCCAAGTACTTTTGCTAAAAGTAGTGCAAAAGCATCAAGCAATGGAGATATAGAAAAAGCTTTTTCTGATAAATTAGACAGAATATTCGATGATGCTAAGTTTAATGCCGATAAGGTTGAGAAACTTGGAGCTGGAATTGATAAGTTTTCTGAAGCGACAAGAGGTTTAGTAACTGTTGTCGATGCAAACAGAAATGCACAATCATATTCTGATCAGTTGGCTATTGCTGCTAATCATATGAGTACACTTAATACTTATTACGAAACTCATGCTGCGCAGACTTCTGCTCAGGCTGATATTAATAGGTCGTTTATGAAAGCTGCAGAATCTTCAGTAAATTATGGAGATGAGCTTAATAGAGCTGCTGATCAGGTAAAATCGATGAATCAAATGTATAGTGACCAGATCAGTAATATGACCGATCAGGTATCTGCAAGTGGCGATATGGTTAAAAATATTGCTGTATCGGTAGAAGATGCAAAGAAAATGCATGTTCAGGTTAAAGAATTGACAGAAAATCTTTCCTCTCTTAATAATGTATATGGAGGTATGTTATCTGCCATGAATGTTAATAAGTAA
- the gldK gene encoding gliding motility lipoprotein GldK, which yields MKRIFVLGIAALSLIGCSKNHRGELVGAETGKSWIPEQPYGMSYIPAGSFTMGAADYDVASTMTAPSKTVSVASFYMDETEITNNEYRQFVHWVRDSLVRYNLAMRAYEENLTDDEGLGYYRFKDVDTSESPYYQYLIDKNASAIDESDMLEGRYLDWSKEIVWDVNRYPSIEYAEIMDSMYLPMEERFYGDRNLDSRKLKYRYYWVDLQKAIKKGGNRKDFVHQKELEIYPDTTVWVRDFSYSYNEPMQRDYFWHAAYNDYPVVGVSFDQAKAFCAWRTKYKNDFLKSNKEATINPFRLPTEAEWEYAARGGLEYATYPWGGPYAEDDRGCFMANFKPMRGDYLADGALYTVQADAYFPNDYGLYNMAGNVSEWTNTAYDVSAYYFVSTMNPNYEDTNNKRKVIRGGSWKDVAYYLQVSTRDYEYKDTARSFIGFRTVQSYQGTGMP from the coding sequence ATGAAAAGAATATTTGTATTAGGAATAGCCGCGCTTAGTTTGATAGGTTGTAGTAAAAATCATCGAGGTGAGTTAGTAGGGGCTGAAACAGGAAAGTCTTGGATTCCGGAACAACCATATGGTATGTCATATATACCTGCCGGGTCATTCACAATGGGAGCCGCAGACTACGATGTAGCGTCAACTATGACAGCTCCATCTAAAACGGTATCAGTTGCTTCATTTTATATGGATGAAACTGAAATAACAAATAATGAGTACAGACAATTTGTTCATTGGGTAAGAGACTCATTGGTGAGATATAATCTGGCTATGAGGGCTTATGAAGAAAACCTTACCGACGATGAAGGGTTGGGGTACTATAGGTTTAAAGATGTTGATACGTCTGAAAGTCCGTATTATCAATACTTAATTGATAAGAACGCCAGTGCTATTGATGAATCGGATATGCTTGAAGGCCGTTATTTAGATTGGTCTAAAGAGATTGTTTGGGATGTGAATAGATATCCTAGCATTGAGTATGCAGAGATAATGGACTCAATGTATCTGCCAATGGAAGAGAGGTTCTATGGTGATAGAAATCTTGATTCCAGAAAACTCAAGTATAGATATTACTGGGTAGACCTTCAAAAGGCTATCAAAAAAGGAGGAAATAGAAAAGATTTTGTTCATCAGAAGGAATTAGAGATATATCCCGATACAACTGTATGGGTTAGAGATTTCTCGTATTCTTATAATGAGCCGATGCAAAGAGATTATTTCTGGCATGCTGCCTATAATGATTACCCTGTTGTGGGTGTTTCATTTGATCAGGCTAAGGCTTTTTGTGCCTGGAGAACAAAGTATAAGAACGATTTCTTAAAATCGAATAAGGAGGCTACAATTAATCCTTTCAGACTTCCTACTGAAGCTGAATGGGAGTATGCAGCCAGAGGTGGTCTTGAATATGCAACTTATCCTTGGGGAGGACCTTATGCCGAAGACGACAGAGGTTGCTTCATGGCTAATTTTAAGCCTATGAGAGGTGATTATCTTGCTGATGGGGCTCTTTATACTGTACAGGCAGATGCATATTTCCCTAATGATTACGGTTTGTATAATATGGCCGGTAATGTTTCTGAATGGACAAATACAGCTTATGATGTATCGGCTTATTACTTTGTGTCAACAATGAATCCAAATTACGAAGACACGAACAATAAGAGAAAAGTTATACGAGGTGGATCCTGGAAAGATGTTGCTTACTATTTGCAGGTAAGTACAAGAGATTACGAGTATAAAGATACGGCAAGATCGTTTATAGGCTTCAGAACTGTTCAGAGTTACCAGGGAACAGGAATGCCTTAA
- a CDS encoding PorP/SprF family type IX secretion system membrane protein yields the protein MKLRLLLNVALLMFLNISIFAQQSPNLTHFMFNKNVFNPSTIADGDELCVSAFYRSQWTGIDGAPVLMGVNAAMPKLTKNMGVGLAVYNDKLGKYNRIQIEGNYAYSIYLKDAIFSMGLKVGVLNMSLSDLNFVTPETEAGNDPDIFYGKTSSWAPNFGIGFQYMAKKWYVGFSILNLLEQNNSFDEVIISQKRQYYFTSGYTIRLNSAFKIIPNIMLRTDMSAYQFDLNVNAEIYENLIVGSTYRWQDSASILLGYSLLEDLKLYYSYDFGVNKIGSFSQSGGSHELSVKYCFSFAEKVKKSKKNRNVRFL from the coding sequence TTGAAGCTGAGACTACTTTTAAATGTTGCTTTGTTAATGTTTTTAAACATTAGCATCTTTGCACAACAATCGCCTAATTTAACTCATTTTATGTTTAATAAAAATGTGTTTAATCCATCGACTATTGCCGATGGGGATGAATTGTGTGTTTCTGCATTTTACAGATCGCAGTGGACGGGAATAGATGGAGCACCTGTTTTGATGGGAGTGAATGCAGCAATGCCAAAGCTGACAAAGAATATGGGGGTAGGTTTAGCGGTATATAATGATAAATTAGGGAAATATAATCGTATCCAGATAGAGGGGAATTATGCATATTCGATCTATTTAAAGGATGCGATTTTTAGTATGGGGTTAAAAGTAGGAGTACTGAATATGTCATTGAGCGATTTAAATTTTGTGACTCCGGAAACCGAAGCGGGAAATGACCCGGATATTTTTTACGGAAAAACCAGTTCATGGGCTCCGAATTTCGGTATAGGATTCCAATATATGGCAAAGAAATGGTACGTTGGTTTTTCAATTTTGAACCTTTTAGAACAAAATAATTCGTTTGATGAAGTAATAATCTCTCAAAAAAGACAGTATTACTTTACATCAGGATATACGATAAGATTAAATTCTGCGTTTAAAATAATACCAAATATAATGTTGCGAACTGATATGAGTGCATATCAATTTGATTTAAATGTTAATGCTGAAATATATGAAAACTTGATAGTAGGCAGTACTTATAGATGGCAGGATTCTGCTTCTATCTTGTTAGGGTATAGTCTGTTGGAAGATTTGAAATTGTATTATTCATATGATTTTGGCGTTAATAAAATAGGATCGTTTTCACAAAGTGGCGGTTCGCATGAGTTAAGTGTGAAGTATTGTTTTTCGTTTGCAGAAAAAGTAAAAAAAAGTAAGAAGAATAGGAATGTAAGATTTTTGTAA
- a CDS encoding formimidoylglutamase yields MIEDFLTPIDDSILDFSNTLPETSIGQHVLKHTASGIPDLQNVKLALVFVNEGRSAVGNNETGHGFDTVRKYFYKLFMGSWDVKIADLGDLYPGFEVADTYSALREVSVFLLKKQIIPIVIGGGQDLTYASYRAYDSLEQTVNLVSVDSRFNLGNVDGKLDSNSYLSHIILGQPGNLFNYSNIGYQTYFNSQEEIDLMDQLYFDAIRLGNVAKDISTVEPILRDADIVSVDLGAIRRSDAPANRNSSPNGFYGEDLCAITRYAGISDKVSSFGIYEYNAVLDREGQTAHLIAQMIWYFVEGVAFRADDYPYCTKEEYYKYIVPVDNEELYFYKSNKTDRWWLDVPFPDSANSNYTRHALIPCSHEDYLKAADQEIPDRWWKAYRKLL; encoded by the coding sequence ATGATAGAAGATTTTCTTACACCTATTGATGATTCCATTCTTGATTTTTCAAATACTTTACCTGAAACAAGTATTGGACAACATGTTTTGAAGCATACAGCATCAGGCATACCTGATTTACAAAATGTAAAACTTGCTCTTGTGTTTGTTAACGAGGGAAGGTCGGCTGTTGGAAATAATGAAACCGGCCACGGTTTTGATACTGTCAGGAAGTATTTTTACAAGCTGTTTATGGGATCATGGGATGTGAAAATTGCAGATTTAGGTGATTTGTATCCGGGATTTGAAGTTGCTGATACTTATTCGGCCCTCAGAGAAGTGTCTGTATTTCTTTTGAAAAAACAAATTATTCCAATAGTAATAGGAGGGGGACAGGACTTAACTTATGCATCTTATAGAGCGTATGACAGTCTGGAACAAACCGTAAATTTAGTCAGTGTGGATTCCAGATTTAATCTTGGGAATGTTGATGGAAAACTGGATTCAAATTCTTATTTGAGTCATATTATTTTAGGTCAACCCGGTAATCTGTTTAATTATTCAAATATTGGCTATCAAACATACTTCAATTCGCAGGAGGAAATTGATTTAATGGATCAGTTGTATTTCGATGCTATTCGTTTGGGAAATGTAGCTAAAGATATCAGTACTGTTGAGCCTATTTTAAGGGATGCTGATATTGTTAGTGTTGACCTGGGGGCAATAAGACGTAGTGATGCACCTGCAAACAGAAATTCTTCACCAAATGGATTTTATGGGGAGGATTTATGTGCTATTACCCGCTATGCCGGAATCAGTGATAAAGTTTCTTCATTTGGGATTTATGAATATAATGCAGTGTTGGATAGGGAAGGCCAGACCGCTCACTTGATTGCACAGATGATATGGTATTTTGTTGAAGGAGTTGCTTTTAGAGCTGATGATTATCCTTATTGTACAAAAGAAGAATATTATAAATATATCGTTCCTGTAGATAATGAGGAGCTATATTTCTATAAATCTAACAAAACTGACAGGTGGTGGCTGGATGTTCCATTTCCGGATAGTGCAAATTCCAATTATACCAGACATGCCCTAATACCTTGTTCGCATGAGGATTACCTGAAAGCGGCAGACCAGGAGATTCCTGATAGGTGGTGGAAAGCTTATAGAAAATTATTGTAG